One Coffea arabica cultivar ET-39 chromosome 5c, Coffea Arabica ET-39 HiFi, whole genome shotgun sequence DNA window includes the following coding sequences:
- the LOC113689963 gene encoding plant UBX domain-containing protein 4 isoform X1 — translation MVLMTTLMCLKNIIPVEKKSGMLVQDPFKANDIDAIFNQASQAEAVERAVEHLRPSSSSRSFTGTARLLSDDGPLPRLDDPANASFLESIGRSECPRELQPANKGAAIHVNLLRKEENYTICAYSSIFPLLVPDRGHLPFQGVGRTLDSSSNITSAEPTVVVSSLITAPAPTTSLVVDQTTTFYVDSAKVGRWYMKGIMF, via the exons TGGAATGCTTGTTCAAGATCCATTCAAAGCAAATGACATTGATGCAATATTCAATCAAGCAAGCCAGGCCGAAGCTGTTGAAAGAGCTGTTGAGCACCTTCGGCCgtcttcaagttcaagaagctTTACAGGAACCGCAAGATTACTTTCTG ATGATGGTCCCTTGCCAAGATTAGATGATCCAGCAAATGCATCCTTTTTGGAG AGCATCGGGAGGTCTGAGTGCCCCAGGGAGTTGCAGCCAGCAAATAAAGGTGCTGCAATCCATGTTAATCTcctaagaaaggaagaaaactacACTATATGTGCTTACTCCTCCATCTTCCCATTGTTG GTACCAGACAGGGGTCATCTCCCATTTCAGGGAGTTGGAAGAACCTTAGATAGCAGCAGCAATATCACATCCGCGGAGCCAACTGTTGTTGTCTCTTCTCTTATTACTGCTCCAGCCCCAACCACAAGCCTAGTAGTTGATCAAACCACTACCTTCTACGTTGATTCAGCTAAAGTTGGCAGATGGTACATgaaaggtatcatgttttaa